One window of Elaeis guineensis isolate ETL-2024a chromosome 11, EG11, whole genome shotgun sequence genomic DNA carries:
- the LOC105054339 gene encoding uncharacterized protein — translation MANTNTVCSMCGDIGFPEKLFQCIRCCSRFQHSYCTNYYGERTTRLCDWCLSEEKHRLQYSKKSAGAGGDRVKENEDRQETRSRGKSSASSSKPAGRRYKLLKDVLS, via the exons ATGGCGAATACCAACACCGTCTGCTCGATGTGCGGCGACATCGGCTTCCCAGAGAAGCTCTTCCAATGCATCCGATGCTGTTCCCGCTTCCAGCACTC CTACTGCACCAACTACTATGGTGAGAGGACCACTAGGTTGTGCGACTGGTGCCTGAGCGAAGAAAAACACAGGCTCCAATATTCCAAGAAGTCGGCAGGTGCCGGCGGTGATAGGGTCAAAGAGAACGAAGACCGGCAGGAGACCAGGAGCCGGGGCAAGAGCAGTGCTTCTTCTTCGAAGCCGGCTGGCCGTAGGTACAAGCTACTCAAAGATGTGCTATCTTGA